The Lolium rigidum isolate FL_2022 chromosome 1, APGP_CSIRO_Lrig_0.1, whole genome shotgun sequence region ACACACGAATAAGATCAATCAACAGGAGAGGATCTCCGGCTCGCGGCGGATCCAGCAGGACAAAGAGAGCATGGCGCGCGACGGAACGACGATCGGACGGATGACGAGCTAACGGGGAAGGGAGTCGGGAACGAAAACAAGCGCGCGCACTCGGCCGATCCCGTGGTTATATGTGTTGGGCCGATTTTTTAGTACCACATCGCTAATTTAGGTGGAGCATCTCCAGGATAAAAGGTGACGCTCGGGTGTTGGACGTACACCGTGCGGCAAGCACGGTTACTGCACATACCGAAACCGATTATACAGAGTGCGCAGACGCCAACCAGCGACAGGTATATAGACTAGTGATACATTGTTCCTTGACCAGCTACCATGTCACATAATTGTGGAAACTAACGAAAAAATAGTATTCTGTTGCAGGCGTCCTTTTTGTGAAGCATATTGGAATACCCCAACGGTCACCAGACAGGTTACAGAAACCGGGAGGTCAGTTGTCCAAATGGCATGGTTCATGTGAACTTTCCGAACTCCCCAAGCCGCTAAAAGTCATGAGCTGGCTTGTTACATGATCTAGGAGCATACACAACTATAGCATCAACAAAGTTTAACCGTAGCCTAAATTTCATACCCTCAATCATCGTACCAATTGGAGCCAGTCCGTAATCTGCGGAAACCAAAGCATGCTTCATCAGATTTAGACAATCTGTCTCAAAGATGACCCGTCCAACTCCTATCTGTTCAGGTACGTGCATAGCATTGGAAAGAGCCAATACCTCAGCGTGGAAAGCATCAGATACCATAGTAAGCGGACAAGCTTCCGATTTATATTTGCACAAATTGTTAGTCAAAATTATACCGAGTACCTAAATGGCTCTGGGATGCATAGACTGCTGAATTTGTATACATTTATGCATATCTCTCTGACCAAACTCACATGCTCCTTAATTTTGTGTGGACAACGTATGTGCCCTATTTTCCACATCAGTTTACATATTTTGAGTTACTCCCAGAGTCAATTAAAATGGATTGGTaaaatggattggagggagtacttcATTGTACCCGAAGTACAGGAGCAACGCACAGGGGGTAAAGACTAGTTTCAGGTTTCGCGTCCCATACAAACCAAGCCTAGAAGAGGTACAGTGCAGCTACCAAAAAGATCAAATTCAATCGCAAGAGTTATATACCAGCAAATAAAGAGCCATCTGCTATCAAAATTAAAATTTCAAAAGAATCATGAAAGGGAATACTACAATGCACGCAGTTTGCATTACGATAGCCTATTGATCAGATAGTTTCTAGCTGATTCTGGGATGAGCCCAATGGGCATGATCAGGTGACAGCCGTATCAGGTCTTCAGAATAGCCCAGACAATTAACACCACAGGAAAGGCCACCTCACTTCAAGTTTCAAGTCAACATTCATGGTCATAAATATCAAGTGCAGACTAAGCGGTCTAGAGTTTTCAACCATACAACAGAAGTAGTTATTACACAAGATATCAGGGATATATTCTTGGTTTAGTATCGAATCATAACACAAATACGATGCGTCGCCTCAGCTACTCTTGGTAATAGCGTAAGAGCATAAAACTCAGGCACAGATGAACCTGGCAAATCCATGGTATTCATCTCTTCTTAAAACCATACTTCTTACGCTCGTAGAAGAGATCAGTCTTGGCGCTTCCTAGATTGACGATCTTCGGACATCCATCTCGGTCCTTCTCCTGCTGTGTACACTCCTTGCAGTAGTAGGCATCTGAGATGCCAACTCCACCGCAGATGACACACCTTCCCTGGAATGAGCCGTAGTTGCACTCGTCACAGACACGGACAAGCGTACATGGGCGCACATATGAGTCACAAACGACACACTTGCCATCACACTTCTCACACAAGCGACCAATAGCAATGCCAGGCTGCTTCCGGCACATGATGAGATCGGGATGATGTTTCGCCATGGCTGTCAGGTGCTAACCTGTCAAACCATATACAGATTCATATAAGATCACTGTAGAGCATTGCCAATATATATGTAACATGGATAATGAGCAGAAGAAATCATTGGTGATGCATCCCTCCTAACAAAAGTGAATCATTAATAGAACTATTTCTTGTAACCAACTAACCAGCAAGCAAACAGCTCATCAACTACTACTATGTATTGGGACACTGGAATGCACACTCTTTCAGAGATAGTAATTCCC contains the following coding sequences:
- the LOC124683913 gene encoding PHD finger-like domain-containing protein 5A, yielding MAKHHPDLIMCRKQPGIAIGRLCEKCDGKCVVCDSYVRPCTLVRVCDECNYGSFQGRCVICGGVGISDAYYCKECTQQEKDRDGCPKIVNLGSAKTDLFYERKKYGFKKR